A segment of the Candidatus Pelagisphaera phototrophica genome:
ACAGTGGAATCAGAGGTTCGGAAACTTATTGAACGAGTCGAAAAGACGTTTGGACAACTGGACTTGGTCTTTCTCAATGCCGGAGGAAATGCGGGGGCTCGGGAACCGATTGAAGTCGTCGATTCCCAAGCATGGATTAAAACTGTCGAGATTAACCTCTTCACCGCCTTTCACGTAGCTAAGGCCTCTATACCGCTTTTGAAAAAGAGCGAGAATGGTCAAATTCTGACGATGGGATCTGGAATGGGTAGGCGGCCCGACAAATCGAGTGCGGCTTATAGTGCTGCGAAGGCGGCCCTTTGGATGCTGACGCAGTCGCTTTCAATCGAATTGGCCGATTATGGAATTACCGTAAATGAGATGATTCCCGGTCCCGTTAAAACGAAAATCCCAGAAGGGGAGACTTTTGAGCCCTTCCTCCATGCAGATGGGGACTGGGAAAACGAATGGGTGAAACGTGCCGAAGACATTGTGCCAATGGCATTGTTTCTGGCATCCCAGCACAAATATGGACCGTCTGGCCAGAGCTTTGCCTTGAACCGGCGCCTGTTGTAGGACTTATTCGTTGAGGTTTAAGAAGCGACTTCCTGGACTTTTGCGACTGCTTCAGCGGACTTTTGCTTGCCACGCAATCCTCTCCACCACCAGGCGAATAGCGATTTGAAGTCCTCCAAAATCAGATAGGTACAGGGCACAAGCAAGAGCGTGATAAATGTGGCGAATAATACGCCAAAGGCGAGGGACGTTGCCATGGGAATTAAGAACTGAGCCTGAAGACTCTTTTCCATAAGTATTGGGACTAGACCTACAAAGGTGGTGATTGATGTTAGAATGATCGCCCTAAATCGCTGGCTTCCTCCCACATGGACCGCATCAAAAACGGACATGCCTTGAATTCGAAGTCGGTTAACCCGATCCACTAGAACGAGTGAATCGTTTACGACGACACCCGACATCGCTATTATTCCAAGAAGCGAAAGAAGACTCATGTCCTGCGGTGTTCCGAGGTTTTGAAAATTGATTAAGTGACCGTAGATGGCTCCTCCAATCCCGAAAGGAATTACCGAGATTACGATCAATGGCTGAAGGTAGCTTTTAAAAGGGATTGCGAGCAAAGCATAGATCATGACTAAAACGAGGAGCATCCCTCCGATAATCGCGGGAGTCGACTCTTCCATATCTTTTGCTTCCCCTCCTTTAACGGAAGTTACTCCAGGATACTTTTGCAGAACGCGACCCAGAATTGAATCTGGATCTCCTGGAAACTTTCCATAGATTGAGGAACTAATATCGTCAGAATTCGCGACTGCTTTGTTGGCGTCCGCCTGAACATTGATAATTCGCTTTCGATTCAGGCGGGAAATCGATGGGTAGCCAGTGCCGTATTCAATATCTGCAATCTCTGATATCGGGATTCTTGATCCATTGGGAGCAACGATCCGCATCGATTCCAAATTCCCAAGCGATTCGCGCTCGTCTTTGGGATAGCGTACCATGACTCGGACGTCCTCCTTGTCCCGCTGGACCCGTTGGGCTTCGGCTCCATAGAATGCATAGCGGATCTGTCGCCCCAAATCGCCGGCGGTAAGCCCCAAAGGTCGAGCATCGTCTTTCAATTTGACCTTGAGCTCTCGTTTCCCTTCTGAATAGGTGTCACGTATATCCAGCAAACCTTCGAACTGTTTAAGCTCCTCCTGTATCTCCATTGAGGCAGCCTTCAAATCGCCGAAGTTTCTTCCAGTTAAGCGAATGTCAACCGGTAGGCCAACGGGCCCGGAAGCGCTTGAAAGGAAATTCAGTTTTCTGGCACCGGGAATCTCTCCGACTTTTTCGCGCCAAATTTGAGCGATCTCGTCCGCATTGGAATCTCGAAGCTCCGCTTTAGAAAGCTCAAGGATAATCGACCCCACGTTAGCGCCAGAGCTCATCGATGCGGGCCCTGGTCCTCCAGAAACCACGCTGTATCCAATGAATACTGATTTGTTTCTAACCGGATCAATGGACCCTTGATCTATTTGTTCCGTCGATATCTCGTCGATGGCCCTGTCAATTCGTTCCATTGCCTTTTGCGTTTCGGGTAACGGAGTTCCCTCGGCCATCTTGAGTTCAAGGAAAATGTAGTCGGAAGGAACATTCGGAAAGAAGACGAATCGAATCGCTCCGAATGCCACAAGGGCGATGGAGGTGGCTAAGGCGAACAGGAAAAGGGAAAGTGTTAGCCAGCGAAACGAAAGGGCCTTGTCGAGAATAGGCATATAGACGTTTTGGATGAAACGTTCCATTCCATCCGAGAAACGCCGCTGCAATTTTGAAATAGGGTTGAGCTTTTCCCTGCCTCCTCTGTCGCCTACATGACAAAGGGTCAGATGATAAGGAAGAACGAGTTTGCTCTGTACCAATGAGAAAAGCAGGGTGGGGATCACTACAATGGGGATCACGTACATGAACTTACCAATCATACCCGGCAAAAAGAATACTGGTATGAAGGCAACGGCTGTAGTGATGATAGCGAACGTCACTGGCATTGAAACCCGCTCAGCACCTTTTACCGCGCTTTCAACTCCGTGACCGTTTGTTTGGAATTCCGTGAATACGCTTTCTCCAACGACAATCGCATCATCAACGACGATCCCTAAGACTAAAATGAACGCGAAGAGAGAAAGAAGATTAATCGTTATCCCTAGTGCAGGCGCGATGGCGATTGTCGCTAGAAAACTTACTGGTATACCGATGGCTACGAACAGGGCGAGGGAAGGTCGCAGGAAAATGGCCAGTGTGACTAGGACTAGCAAAAAGCCGATAAAGCCGTTTTCCAGCAGCATATCGATACGGCCTTGAAGGTAAAATGATGAGTCGCTCCAAGCCTCTAGTTCAACCCCGTTCGGCATCCAGGTCTCGGAGGCCTTTTCCACGTAGTCATAAACGAGTTCCGATATTTTCAATGGATTTTCGCTTCCTACCTCCTTGACGAGAATGATGGCTGCGAGCTTGCCGTTGAACTTGGTGATTATGTCCTGCTCAGCAAACCCGTCCCGAACTGTGGCGATGTCTCCAAGCCTTATTTTCCCGCCATCGGGATTGGTTAACAAGATGATTTCACTAAAATCGGTACCAATGTAGGCTTGTTCAGTAGTGCGAAGCGAAATTTCTCCGCCTTCCGCCTTTATGAGTCCACCCGGCAAATCGACGGAACTCCCTCTGACTGCCTGAACGACTTGATCGAAAGTAAGGTTGTAATTTCGCAGTGTATTTTCGGATACTTCGATTGAAATTTCGTAGTCTCTAACCCCTTGAACCTCTGCTTGGCTGATCCCATCGAACTCTACCAACTCGTTTCTAATCCGATCGGCGATCTTCTTGATCTCCTTTTCACCCGCGTCTCCGAACACGGAAATACGGATGACTTCCTTGGGAATAAGGGGTTCGTCAACGATAGGGCGCTCGGTGTCGACTGGAAACGTCGTGATCGCATCAACACGTGTTTTGATCTCGTCTTTGACCTTCGCTAACTCGTATCCTTTTTCCACCGTCGCGGTTACTGAACCATAGCCCTCCTGGGCGACCGAGCGAAGTTCTTTGATTCCATCAATCGACTGAATCGCTTCTTCAATGCGTATGATTACAGATTCTTCGACCTCTTCAGGCGATGCCCCGAGATACGGAACCCGTATTGTGACTATATCCAGAGAGAATTGTGGAAATAGCTCCTTCTTTACGGTGAGATAGGAAGCGATCCCGCCGATGACGAGGATCAACATCACCAAATTCGCTGCGACTCCGTTTCTTGTAAACCAGGCTATCATCCTTAAAGCTTTTAGTTGATTTCAGTTTTCAGGATTTTAATAGACTCCTTCGATTCCCGCTCTACCCGCATTCCCATTACGGCGTACTCCAATGGAGTAATGCAAATGCGGTCTCCGTCTTCGAGTCCCGCTGTAATAATCGCCCATTCCGTATCCGTTTGGTAGACTTCCACGTCTTTGAAAACGATTCGACTCTCCCGATCGACAGTGTATACCGTATTATTCTCCCGCAGAGCTTTTCTGGGGATTTGAAATGCATTATCGATGCGTTTTCCTTGAATCGACGCTTCGACGAAAAGTCCGACTTTGAGTGGGGGGCGATCGCTGCTTTCGTTTTTTTTATACGGCTCCTCTATTTTGGCTACGACATAAGAGAGGCGGGTTTTGGGATCAATGGCTCCCTCTGTCCGATCTATCACGCCTTCCCACTCATATTGTTCCCCTCCATAGGATCCTCTCACGATGACCCTTGGTTTTGTGTCGTTGGCTGAGCGATTGCTGTAGGATTCAGGAAGTTCGAGGTATTCGATATCCTTTAGGGAGATGGGTAGTCGAATTTCCGCAGTATCCGTAGAGTAAATACGCGCCAACTGGCTTTGCCTTGCCGAGACCATTTGGCCGATGTCCGCGAATTTTTCATGAATACGACCATCGTAGGGCGCTTTCACCGTCGTTCGTTCAAGATCACGCTTCGCCATTTCCACACCTGCTAAAGCTGACTCGTAGACCGCCTTCGCGCGCTCTAGCTGCGGTTTGCGAAGGGTTAGATCAGAGCCTTCCCCACGTCCGAAACTTTCCCAGTCCTCTCGCGCTTGATCGGCGAGTGCCTTTTCCTGCTCATAGGCCAATCTCGCCTCAGCCAACCGGCTTTTGGATAAGGCCAAATTGGCTCGATAATCTACGGGGTCAATTTCAATAAGGGGATCACCTTTCTTGAAATATCCTCCAGCGAAAAAGGAATTGGAAATTGACTGAATGCGCCCTGTGACTTCTGCAACGAGTAAGGTTTCCGTCCGAGATTCCACGATACCCTGGCTTCGGGCCTCAAGTGTTATCGGTTTGGATCTTGCCTCAATTATTTCTACCACAGGAAGCACTTGAATGGTCTCCTTCTTCTCGGGTACCGGTTTAAAGACAAATGCGGTTACAATTATCCCAAACGAGGCAAAAATGAAGAAGATCGGCAGCACGTATTTTACCAATCTTAAAAGTAGCGATTCTTTTTTATCCGACATGACTGAAATCTGTTAAGTTAGCGGTGGGGATTAACGTTTGAATCCGATTATTCAAAATCGCCTCCCAATGCGAGATGCAGATTGATGCGATTTTGAAGGCGTTGATTTTGTATGGAAATGAGTTGGCTGGTGCTTTCGTCCGCCCTCCGTTGGGCATCCAAAAGGGTGGTGATGTCTACGAGGCCTTTGTCATACTGCTCCCAAGCAAGATCCTCGGCTTTTTGATTTTCATCAGCGGCTATGGCGGATTCCTCTCTCAATAGCGAAAGGTCAATTTCGCTAGAAAGCGCATTCTCGACCTCCTGAAAGGCTGTCAAGACAGTGGAGCGGTATTGGGCTAGCTGAGACTCCGCTTGCGCTTGAGATTGGACACGTTCGGACTTTAGACGACCTGCAGCGAACAGGTTGGCCGCAAGATCCCCAGCGATCGACCAAACCGAGAAATCAGAATCTAGCAAATTAGTTAATTCACTGCTTGTGGTACCAGAGCTCCCAGTTAGCGCGAGCCTAGGTAGCCAATTTTTGGCTACGTTATTCTGCTGAGCGAGTATTGCCGCCAGACGTCGTTCCGCCGCGTACAGGTCAGGACGCCTTGCTACTAATTCTGCCTGCAGGCCTCCAGGGACATCGCTGTTTAGTGAAGGTAGCGAGTGGCTGCTGTCCTGGGTTGCAGAGGGATATCGGCCGAGAAGCACTTCCAGGGATCGCTTGGCGTTATTCAGTTGTGTTTTTCGTTGCTGTATCAGCGCACGACTGGAGGCGGCTTGGGCCCGCGTCAGCCTGAGATCTAAACTCGTCACTAAACCGCGATCGTATCTTCGATCAAGCGACGCTAGCTTTTGTTCAAGCGATTCTGAGGAGTCAATCGCGAGCTGCCATTGGCGCTGGGCTTCGAGCATATTGAACCAAGAGCGAGCCACCTGGCCGGCAATTGATAGCTTGAGAGCCCTTACATCTGCTTCCGCTGCTTCAAAATTAGCCAATCCCGAAGCGTGGGTATCTTTTAGGCGACCCCAGACATCGACCTCCCATTGGCTTCTCAGGTTAAGGGCGTGTGATTCCGTTTCAATTCTTTGAAAATTGAGGAACGAAAATCGACTTTTCTGGTTGGAGGAATTGAGTCCCAATGAAAGACTTGGGATTCTGAGTGAGCCAGCAATTCTTGCTGCAGCCTCCGCGGCTCTCGCTTGGGCTTCTGCGGCATCAAGACCAAAATTGACGTCCAGCGCTTCAGCTATGAGTTGATTCAAGGTTTCGTCTCCGAATCGACCGGCCCATTTTATCGACTCTCTGGACTCAAGAGGCTTTGACGCGAGAAACTCATCATAATCTTTAGGGCTGGCTACCGATTGTGGTTCCATAGGTGCCGTCGCACATCCGGAAATGAAAAGCGTAAAGAAGGCGAAATGTAGCCAATTTGTATTTCTGGTCATTGTATCAAGTCTTTGGACTCAGCTTTGAAACCGCCTCGAGCCCCGAGCTAATAAAAGCTACGAGATGGTCAGCTAAGCCATCCGTGTCGTGCAGATCGATTTTGCCACAGGAAATAAATTGGAGTCGCGAATGCTGCATCATGACCCCTAGCATACAGCAGGAAAGAAAGTGCATGCCATAGGAAATCTTCTCAAAGCCTGGGTGGCCGAGGGAATCGGAAATTGCTTTCGAAAATTTCGCAACGATTTCCTTTAATATATCCTGATGCAGTTCTTTCATGAAAGGGCGTTCTTCCGACATCGCTTTTCCCATAGCTCGCATGAAGCGGAAATCAGTCCCGGGCTCGCCTATAAACTGGGAAAGTAGTGGACGAACCATAAAGTCGACCACTTTCTGGATCGGAAGCGGTTTTGAATCATTCTCAATAGTTGCCTTTTCGAGCATATCGATTCGCAGATGATTTATCGGCTCGATACGATGACGTACCATTTCTTTGAAAAGGACCTCTTTGGTACCAAAATGGTAGTTGATCGCGGCGATATTGACACCGGCACGTTTGGTAATCTCTCGAATCGAAGCCCCTCCGTACCCCCGCTCAGCAAATTCAATTTCGGCCGCTTCGATGATTTTTACCTGCGTATCGTTCATTGGGAAAACTTTCAAACAATCGTTTTAAACGGTGGTTTGAATTAGGGCAAGGAAATTTTTTAACTTCTTGAACTCGGATAAGAACTTAGGGACATAGGGATAATTCTCATTGGGCGGTTGCAAAATATTCCGATCGAGCCCTTAAACCAAAATAGGCATGGGAGGAATGCATTTTCCGCGACTCAGGAAAAGGGCTTTTAATTTTTGTCAAACCGGGTACTGAACTACGAATTCTGGTCTAGAAGTACGGGTTTAAGACTATCGAGCAAGTGCTTGGCTATCCATCTATGGCCCTCTGGATTTGGATGTATCCCGTCTCTTTGATTTAGTCGGGGATCCCCACCGACTCCTTCTAATAAAAACGGTATTAGGGTTGCCCCCAAAGTTTCCGCAACGGAAGGGTACAGCTTTTCAAACTCATCGGTATAGCTCACCCCTAAGTTCGGAGGCATTTTCATGCCGGCGATCACAATGTGGACGTCAGGATACCTTTCCCTCACGCGGCTGGCGATAGCGATCAAATTGGCCCTTGTGGTGGAAAGATCGATTCCTCTGAGTCCGTCATTTGCTCCCAGTGCCAAGACAAATACGTCTATCGGATTTCTCAATATCCAGTCAATTCGTCTAAGGCCACCCGCGGTCGTCTCTCCACTTACACCGGAAGGTATGACTTCCCATTTCAAATTCTGCTCACTTAGCAAAGACTGGAGAACCTTTGGATAGGATTGATCATAGTCTACGCCATAACCGGCCGTAAGGCTGTCCCCGAAGAATAGAATCGCTCGTTCGTTGCTTTCGTCCGAGCCCCGTAATTGGCTTTCTGTAGAGCAAAACAGGCTGAACGCCAAAACCAATAGGGCGATATTTCTAAGCAACATATTTGTAGATACATGTGATTGAGCATAATGTTTCAAGTGTTGATCGGAAATAGATTTGTGCTCTTGTGTTCTCAAATCCAGACAACAAGAGTTTAGTATTTATACGCATCGCTTGGAACTGGCTGTTCGTAATCAGGCCGTAGAATTGTTTTCGTTGAGTGGATTTTGGAAAAAGGTTATGTCTGGAGCGGTCATTTTGAGTTTAGATAAAGTGAGCAAGTCTTTCGCTAGTGGCGATCGGCTACTCGAAGTTCTTAAAGAATCTAGCCTGGAGGCTCGCCTGGGAGAGTCCATCGCTATCGTTGGTCCATCGGGAAGTGGTAAAACAACCCTGCTCGGGATCTGCGCGGGACTGGATTCGCCCACCAAAGGCGAGGTCAGCCTAAACGGGGAATCTTTGAGCACACTGACTGAAGACCAGCGGTCAGATATCAGAAATCATTACGTGGGATTTGTTTTCCAGAATTTCCAGTTGCTGCCAACTTTGACGGCACTGGAAAACGTGATGGTGCCGCTCGAGCTCCGAGGCGAAACAGGAGTCGAGTCCGCGGCCATTGAGATGCTGGAGAAAGTGGGTCTTGGCGAAAGGGTTCATCACTATCCAGTCCAGCTTTCAGGGGGGGAGCAGCAGCGCGTGGCATTGGCACGAGCCTTTATCAATCGCCCCAAAATACTGTTCGCAGATGAGCCAACGGGTAATTTGGATGCGGATACCAGTCATTCGATAGTCGATTTGCTATTTCAACTGAATCGGGATGCCGGTACGACGCTGATTTTGGTTACCCATGATCGGGAGCTAGCGGAGAAGACCGATCGAACCCTTCGTATCGAGCTGGGAAGGGTTACGGTAGAGCGATGAGCGATTTGAGGAGGAGTTCGAAAAAGCTCAAACCACAACTTAATTGGGTGCTCAAAATGGCATGGCGCGATACGCGTCGCTCCAGAGGGAAGTTAGCTCTGTTTGCCTTTTCCGTTATATTTGGGGTTGCGGCACTGGTGGCGGTGAACTCGCTACGTAGCAATTTAGAAGCTGAAGTCGATCGGCAATCTAAGGCCCTTCTCGGTTCTGACTTGGAATTCAGAAGCTCAGAGCCCTTTGACGATAAGGCAGAAGAACTCTTTAGTTCCCTAAACGCTTCGGGCGAAGCCATCGATACGCGCCTTTCGACGATGGCGTTGTTTATCGAGTTAGACCAGACCCGTCTGGTTTCATTGCGAGCTATGTCAGGGGGATTTCCTTGGTATGGTACACTTGATACGCGGCCTGAGGGATTGAATTTCTCCGAGATGGAAGGCAAAGTTGCCTTGGTAGAAGAATCATTAAAAATTCAATACGGACTGGAGATCGGAGATACTATACGCATCGGGGATGCGGAATTTGAGGTAATTGGCGAAGTGCTGAGAATTCCAGGGGAATCCTCCTTTGGCAGTTCGTTTTCACCTCGCATCCTGATCCCGCAGATTCATCTGGAATCAACGAATTTGCTAGGTTTCGGAAGCCGAAAGACCTTTCGGAAGCATTTCGTGTTTGAGAACGGTCTGAGTGAAGATTTAATAAAGACTCTGCGATCCAAGGAGCCCGAGATTCGTTCCAGTGGCCTGCGTTTTGATACGGCCGAAGAGCAGAAAGGAAGCATCGGTAACATGCTGGATGAAATGACCAGCTACTTGAGCTTGGTCGGGTTTGTCGCTCTTCTTCTTGGTGGCGTTGGAATTGCAGGAGCAGTTCAAGTGTATCTGAAGGAAAAATCCGAGTCAATGGCTGTGCTAAGGTGCCTTGGCTGTAGCGGGCAGACCAGTATGATGGTTTTTTGCATACAAATTTTTCTAATGGGTTTTGTCGGTTGTCTTTTGGGAGCGATTTTGGGGGTCGGCGTTCAGGCGGCGTTGCCAAGGATCGTTCAGTCTTTCGTTCCATTCGATTTGGAGTTCGAGATTGTATGGCCAAGCTTAGCAGAGGCATTCGCCTTTGCTTGGGCTTTAACATTGCTGTTCGCCTTCCTTCCTCTACTTCCAATGCGAAAGCTTTCCCCGATGCGGGCGATTCGATCGTCTTTGGGAGTACAAAAGGGCCGGAGTGACTGGCTGGTATGGCTAGCTTCGGGACTGATTGGTATCCTTACTCTGACATTTTCGATTTTGCAAACTGACGAAGTCACTGAAGCACTGGGTGTTTTCGGAGGAATCGTTGTCGCAATACTAGTGCTCACGGCCACGGGCATCGGTCTTAGAGGGCTGTTGAGAAGGTTGTCTTCTAGAACGTTACCCTTTGTATGGCGACAAGGTTTGAGCAACCTCTACCGCCCTAACAATCGTACCGTTTCGTTAATAGTGATGATCGGTATGGGTGCCTTCCTCATCTACACGCTGTACCTCTGTGAGGTGAGTATTTTGAAGAGGGGTGAAATCAATGACCAGGACGATAAGCCTAATACGGTCTTCTTTGACGTTCAGAGCGACCAAGTCGATCGGGTAAAGCAAATTATCCAGGAAAACGGGAGCGAGTTGAAGTTTCATGATCCCATGGTGACGATGCGGCTGACCCATATTAGTTCAACGTCTGTCTCTCAACTCCGTCGAAACCCCGGTTATGAAAGGTGGGCTTTGTCCCGCGAGTACCGATCCACTTTTAGAGCAGAACTTCGAGAGCACGAACCGCTTGTTGAGGGGGAATTCGTGTCAGCTTCGAGTCTGGATAGCGATGATCCCATTCCTATTTCAATAGAAGAGAGACTGGTTGAGGCACTGAGTCTGAAGATCGGTGACACGCTTTCCTGGGATGTGCAAGGGCTGCCCTTGGACACGATCGTTACCAGTATTAGAAAAGTCGACTGGAGGCAAATGCAGCCTAATTTCTTCGTTGTCTTTCCGAGTGGTGTCCTTGAGGGAGCCCCCGCAAATCACATCATCGCAGTCAAGGCGAACGGTGTGGAACGAATTGCCGCCCTGCAAGGGGACGTGGTCAAGCGATATCCCAATGTATCCGCAATTAACTTATCAATGGTGCTGGAAACGCTTAAAGACGTATTTGACAAAGTAGGGTTCGTCGTTCGCTTCATGGCATCATTTACGATTCTAACGGGGCTGATCGCACTCATTGCAACGGTCCTTACGAGTCGGTATCAGCGAGTAAAGGAAAGCGTTCTCCTCCGTTCGCTTGGCGCGAGTATTGGACAAGTTCGTAGAATTATGGCGATTGAATATTTTCTACTGGGCGGATTGGGAAGTGCCACCGGCATTACCTTGTCACTCGCCGGCGCCTGGGCCATGACACAATTTGTTTTCAAGATCGATCTCTACATTCCTTGGGGAATGACGATCGGGTCGATCATAGGGATCGGCGTCATTACCTTGCTAACTGGCATGCTAAACAGTCTGGGAATCGCCAATCGATCGCCCATTGAAGCACTGCGATACGATTAAAGGCGAATAGGACCCATTTATAAGGTTCCTCCCATGTAACCTCAAATTTTTCGAAACAGGATCTGTTTCATGAAAGTCCAAGCATGCCTTAGGTTGGTACTGCTTCCTGGTACTTCTGTCCAATCGATAGGGATGGAAGCGACTTCCAAACCGTGTCTTTTTGCAGTGAGCAGTATTTCCAGATCAAAGGCGTAACCGTCTTGTACCATATTGCCTTTCGTTGATTGGAAGAACTCTTTGGGGATAGCCTTTAAGCCGCATTGCGTATCAGATAAGTGGATGTCGTACCGTATTCGAATCAGTTGATTGAAGATCTTTGCCACGATCTTGCGTGAGCATTTTCGCTGTAGATCGCGTCCCGCTCCTGAATCTCGGGATGCGATTAAGACTCGATTCTGCGTTGCCGACTGCTCAATGATGCCCAAGAACCGAATGGTCTCCTCCGCGGAAGCGGCTCCGTCTGCGTCGACAAAGGCGAGGATATTAGCATCGCCCCCTTTTCTCCAACCAGCGCGTACGGCACCTCCTTTCCCCAGATTTTTCTCCAGAAGAAGTGGCTCCCTTAAGAATGAGTATTGGGGGTTTAATTTCTGACTGAGATTAGAAAGGGCTTTTTGTTCATCCTGCGAGGACCCATCGTCAACCAGTTGAATTGCGATAGAGAGATTGGAGAGCTCAACCAATTCGCAGAGTTTTAGAAGAAACCGCGGCAGGCGCTTACTTTCGTAGTAGCAGGGAATAACTAGGAGCGCATTCATGACTCAGACAAGCATTCAAAATGGAGACCACAATGGAATTCGCTGTCGTTGGAAAATATGGCGAAAGACAAGTCAGGATCCTGTTGAGAAATTATTTCAAGGGATTTTGGATCGAGAAGAAGGGCTGCGGTACTAGCGGCGTCCGCTAATGCCGCCCTAGGAGCGATGGCGTAGCTTCGGTTCCAATTGTAAGCGGGGGACCGGGTGCCGGGATCTATCACGTGGCTCCCTTGGAAGGCGACTCCTGAGCTGGCGAGCATCTGGTTGGCAGTTAAGGAAATGGTGCCTACCCAATTCTCGTATCCAATCGTCAACTCCCATGAGCTTGCATCGCAAGGCGGTCGCATCGCTAGGAACGTGCTTCCTCCGCATTCAATCAGCCCTTGCTCGATTTCCCATTCTTGGAAGAGGGATTGAAGCTGATCCAGGGCGAATCCTTTGCCGATTCCGCCCAGGTCGAGTAGGGGACCGGCTCTCAATTTGACCACTGTGTTGCTTTCCTGATCGAGTGAAATGACCGGTTCCGAACTATCGGCCTCTTTTACTAGTAACTCGGCTAAATGGGGAAGCTCGTTTTGCTGTCCCTTGTGCAGGGCGTTTGCCTGACCCAGGAAGGGGTGGAACTTCCCGCCTAAGCGGGCACTCGCCTCGAATGACTGCAACAGGCAGTCTACCGCATCCTGCGAGATCCGAATGCCTTCTCCAAGCGGCGCCCGGTTGATGCGGGTGATGTCGCTGTATTCGATATAGAAGCTGAGTTGTTCCTCAAGGCGAGACAGTCGCTCCTCAGCTTCCATCACAGCTGAATCCATCAGGCCCGAATTATCGCCAATTAAATGAAAGTTAAAGGTACAGGCCATGGCTTGACAGGAGTAAGACCGCAACGATGCAACGTCTTCAAGCCGGATTGAAATGAGAGAGGGATCTTCGTTCATTTTCAACGTGTTTCCATAAAAGCGTCCCAAAGGCGCTTCTCAATCCAGCATTCCAAAACTACATTCTCTCGAAGGCCGTGATATTCCGCGATATGGGTTTCGTTCAGCGATTGCGGCAGCTTCCCAATGGGACCGATCACAATATCCAAGGCGGGGATATCAGATGGGTTCTGCCAGTAGCCTATCGTGTCATTATTACGCAAGTACCATGGTAGTGGCCAGGCATTGTCACTTCCTCCGACTGCTATGGCGAGATCACTCGAAGGATCAAGAGCCTCAAGATCGTCAATTCGCTTAATTAGCTTTTCGAACTGGGGGGAGGTGTGTTGGTAGATGTAAGGATTGCGCGAGTCGGCGGCATACCTCTCGACAAGCCGAGTGGATTGGTATTGATCCAAAAGAACGAGTAGGGTCACACCGACTACGGCGATACGCACCAATATTTGCGGCCAACGAGTGAAAAGGGTGACTAGCGTAAAGCCGGCGGCAATGCAAAATGACACATAGGTAGTAAGCATCAACCACGGTGTTTTGTAAGGAATGATAGAATACAATACAAAGCAGGTGAATCCGTAGAACACGCTTAGTCTCACGTGTTGCGACGCTTCTCTCGAGTCTCTGATAAGCAGGAAAAAGCCGATTGCCGCAAGAATGAGAAAAGGAGCTTCTCCCCAGCGAATTCCTTCCGCTCTTTGGGGCCAGAAAATCGATAGATAGTAGTATAGGGGTTTCTCATGCCCCAAACCCTGCGAGCGCTCTGCGTAGAACACGAAAGTTTTAAAACTATCGACAATTCCACTGAAATCCGTGAATGTGGCAGAAAAGAAG
Coding sequences within it:
- a CDS encoding efflux transporter outer membrane subunit gives rise to the protein MTRNTNWLHFAFFTLFISGCATAPMEPQSVASPKDYDEFLASKPLESRESIKWAGRFGDETLNQLIAEALDVNFGLDAAEAQARAAEAAARIAGSLRIPSLSLGLNSSNQKSRFSFLNFQRIETESHALNLRSQWEVDVWGRLKDTHASGLANFEAAEADVRALKLSIAGQVARSWFNMLEAQRQWQLAIDSSESLEQKLASLDRRYDRGLVTSLDLRLTRAQAASSRALIQQRKTQLNNAKRSLEVLLGRYPSATQDSSHSLPSLNSDVPGGLQAELVARRPDLYAAERRLAAILAQQNNVAKNWLPRLALTGSSGTTSSELTNLLDSDFSVWSIAGDLAANLFAAGRLKSERVQSQAQAESQLAQYRSTVLTAFQEVENALSSEIDLSLLREESAIAADENQKAEDLAWEQYDKGLVDITTLLDAQRRADESTSQLISIQNQRLQNRINLHLALGGDFE
- a CDS encoding TetR/AcrR family transcriptional regulator; the protein is MNDTQVKIIEAAEIEFAERGYGGASIREITKRAGVNIAAINYHFGTKEVLFKEMVRHRIEPINHLRIDMLEKATIENDSKPLPIQKVVDFMVRPLLSQFIGEPGTDFRFMRAMGKAMSEERPFMKELHQDILKEIVAKFSKAISDSLGHPGFEKISYGMHFLSCCMLGVMMQHSRLQFISCGKIDLHDTDGLADHLVAFISSGLEAVSKLSPKT
- a CDS encoding arylesterase, producing MLLRNIALLVLAFSLFCSTESQLRGSDESNERAILFFGDSLTAGYGVDYDQSYPKVLQSLLSEQNLKWEVIPSGVSGETTAGGLRRIDWILRNPIDVFVLALGANDGLRGIDLSTTRANLIAIASRVRERYPDVHIVIAGMKMPPNLGVSYTDEFEKLYPSVAETLGATLIPFLLEGVGGDPRLNQRDGIHPNPEGHRWIAKHLLDSLKPVLLDQNS
- a CDS encoding ABC transporter ATP-binding protein, which produces MSGAVILSLDKVSKSFASGDRLLEVLKESSLEARLGESIAIVGPSGSGKTTLLGICAGLDSPTKGEVSLNGESLSTLTEDQRSDIRNHYVGFVFQNFQLLPTLTALENVMVPLELRGETGVESAAIEMLEKVGLGERVHHYPVQLSGGEQQRVALARAFINRPKILFADEPTGNLDADTSHSIVDLLFQLNRDAGTTLILVTHDRELAEKTDRTLRIELGRVTVER
- a CDS encoding ABC transporter permease, with protein sequence MSDLRRSSKKLKPQLNWVLKMAWRDTRRSRGKLALFAFSVIFGVAALVAVNSLRSNLEAEVDRQSKALLGSDLEFRSSEPFDDKAEELFSSLNASGEAIDTRLSTMALFIELDQTRLVSLRAMSGGFPWYGTLDTRPEGLNFSEMEGKVALVEESLKIQYGLEIGDTIRIGDAEFEVIGEVLRIPGESSFGSSFSPRILIPQIHLESTNLLGFGSRKTFRKHFVFENGLSEDLIKTLRSKEPEIRSSGLRFDTAEEQKGSIGNMLDEMTSYLSLVGFVALLLGGVGIAGAVQVYLKEKSESMAVLRCLGCSGQTSMMVFCIQIFLMGFVGCLLGAILGVGVQAALPRIVQSFVPFDLEFEIVWPSLAEAFAFAWALTLLFAFLPLLPMRKLSPMRAIRSSLGVQKGRSDWLVWLASGLIGILTLTFSILQTDEVTEALGVFGGIVVAILVLTATGIGLRGLLRRLSSRTLPFVWRQGLSNLYRPNNRTVSLIVMIGMGAFLIYTLYLCEVSILKRGEINDQDDKPNTVFFDVQSDQVDRVKQIIQENGSELKFHDPMVTMRLTHISSTSVSQLRRNPGYERWALSREYRSTFRAELREHEPLVEGEFVSASSLDSDDPIPISIEERLVEALSLKIGDTLSWDVQGLPLDTIVTSIRKVDWRQMQPNFFVVFPSGVLEGAPANHIIAVKANGVERIAALQGDVVKRYPNVSAINLSMVLETLKDVFDKVGFVVRFMASFTILTGLIALIATVLTSRYQRVKESVLLRSLGASIGQVRRIMAIEYFLLGGLGSATGITLSLAGAWAMTQFVFKIDLYIPWGMTIGSIIGIGVITLLTGMLNSLGIANRSPIEALRYD